A DNA window from Zingiber officinale cultivar Zhangliang chromosome 3A, Zo_v1.1, whole genome shotgun sequence contains the following coding sequences:
- the LOC122052186 gene encoding DNA replication complex GINS protein PSF2-like isoform X1, whose protein sequence is MMSGLTYDDSFSDQNILRASGLGELQPCLGHNNSAELPQMSSVNPTSSARRLKPLSLASMAGQSDPQLSLLSAPEVEFLAEDEMVEIVPNIKMESLNMICGDFGPFFPQIACKVPLWLAAALKKRGKCTIRTPEWMSVDKLTQVLETERETPREFQPLPFHYIEISKLLFDHAHDDVQDTYMVRSLIEDIRDVRFHKVESGLENISGRTHAVKLKNLSAMEVNIVRPFMMRTLQAFYKHDNPQIIQQHNISGRKQPQVLTRSTRNLRPR, encoded by the exons ATGATGAGCGGACTGACCTATGATGATTCGTTCTCCGATCAAAACATTCTTCGGGCTAGTGGATTGGGAGAACTGCAGCCTTGTCTAGGTCATAACAACAGTGCGGAATTGCCCCAAATGTCTAG TGTCAACCCTACTTCGTCCGCGAGGAGACTAAAACCGCTAAGTTTAGCATCAATGGCTGGCCAGTCCGATCCCCAGCTCTCCTTACTCTCTGCTCCAGAG GTGGAGTTTTTGGCTGAGGATGAAATGGTGGAGATTGTTCCCAACATCAAAATGGAGTCTTTGAACATGATCTGT GGAGATTTTGGCCCTTTCTTTCCGCAAATTGCTTGCAAAGTACCACTTTGGCTAGCAGCAGCTCTGAAGAAGCGTGGGAAGTGCACCATCCGCACACCAGAGTGGATGTCGGTCG ATAAACTGACACAAGTACTCGAAACAGAAAGAGAGACACCTAGGGAATTTCAACCATTGCCTTTTCACTACATTGAAATTTCAAAGCTTTTGTTTGACCA TGCTCATGATGATGTTCAAGATACATACATG GTGAGATCTTTAATTGAAGATATTAGAGATGTGAGGTTTCATAAGGTAGAATCTGGCTTAGAGAATATATCTGGTCGTACACATGCGGTGAAG CTAAAAAATCTCTCTGCAATGGAAGTAAATATTGTGAGGCCGTTCATGATGAGGACTTTACAAGCTTTCTATAAGCACGATAATCCTCAAATCATCCAGCAACACAATATCTCGGGAAGGAAACAGCCACAAGTGTTAACTCGCAGCACACGA AATCTGCGGCCGAGGTAG
- the LOC122052186 gene encoding DNA replication complex GINS protein PSF2-like isoform X2 has translation MMSGLTYDDSFSDQNILRASGLGELQPCLGHNNSAELPQMSSVNPTSSARRLKPLSLASMAGQSDPQLSLLSAPEVEFLAEDEMVEIVPNIKMESLNMIWRFWPFLSANCLQSTTLASSSSEEAWEVHHPHTRVDVDKLTQVLETERETPREFQPLPFHYIEISKLLFDHAHDDVQDTYMVRSLIEDIRDVRFHKVESGLENISGRTHAVKLKNLSAMEVNIVRPFMMRTLQAFYKHDNPQIIQQHNISGRKQPQVLTRSTRNLRPR, from the exons ATGATGAGCGGACTGACCTATGATGATTCGTTCTCCGATCAAAACATTCTTCGGGCTAGTGGATTGGGAGAACTGCAGCCTTGTCTAGGTCATAACAACAGTGCGGAATTGCCCCAAATGTCTAG TGTCAACCCTACTTCGTCCGCGAGGAGACTAAAACCGCTAAGTTTAGCATCAATGGCTGGCCAGTCCGATCCCCAGCTCTCCTTACTCTCTGCTCCAGAG GTGGAGTTTTTGGCTGAGGATGAAATGGTGGAGATTGTTCCCAACATCAAAATGGAGTCTTTGAACATGATCT GGAGATTTTGGCCCTTTCTTTCCGCAAATTGCTTGCAAAGTACCACTTTGGCTAGCAGCAGCTCTGAAGAAGCGTGGGAAGTGCACCATCCGCACACCAGAGTGGATGTCG ATAAACTGACACAAGTACTCGAAACAGAAAGAGAGACACCTAGGGAATTTCAACCATTGCCTTTTCACTACATTGAAATTTCAAAGCTTTTGTTTGACCA TGCTCATGATGATGTTCAAGATACATACATG GTGAGATCTTTAATTGAAGATATTAGAGATGTGAGGTTTCATAAGGTAGAATCTGGCTTAGAGAATATATCTGGTCGTACACATGCGGTGAAG CTAAAAAATCTCTCTGCAATGGAAGTAAATATTGTGAGGCCGTTCATGATGAGGACTTTACAAGCTTTCTATAAGCACGATAATCCTCAAATCATCCAGCAACACAATATCTCGGGAAGGAAACAGCCACAAGTGTTAACTCGCAGCACACGA AATCTGCGGCCGAGGTAG
- the LOC122052186 gene encoding DNA replication complex GINS protein PSF2-like isoform X3, with amino-acid sequence MAGQSDPQLSLLSAPEVEFLAEDEMVEIVPNIKMESLNMICGDFGPFFPQIACKVPLWLAAALKKRGKCTIRTPEWMSVDKLTQVLETERETPREFQPLPFHYIEISKLLFDHAHDDVQDTYMVRSLIEDIRDVRFHKVESGLENISGRTHAVKLKNLSAMEVNIVRPFMMRTLQAFYKHDNPQIIQQHNISGRKQPQVLTRSTRNLRPR; translated from the exons ATGGCTGGCCAGTCCGATCCCCAGCTCTCCTTACTCTCTGCTCCAGAG GTGGAGTTTTTGGCTGAGGATGAAATGGTGGAGATTGTTCCCAACATCAAAATGGAGTCTTTGAACATGATCTGT GGAGATTTTGGCCCTTTCTTTCCGCAAATTGCTTGCAAAGTACCACTTTGGCTAGCAGCAGCTCTGAAGAAGCGTGGGAAGTGCACCATCCGCACACCAGAGTGGATGTCGGTCG ATAAACTGACACAAGTACTCGAAACAGAAAGAGAGACACCTAGGGAATTTCAACCATTGCCTTTTCACTACATTGAAATTTCAAAGCTTTTGTTTGACCA TGCTCATGATGATGTTCAAGATACATACATG GTGAGATCTTTAATTGAAGATATTAGAGATGTGAGGTTTCATAAGGTAGAATCTGGCTTAGAGAATATATCTGGTCGTACACATGCGGTGAAG CTAAAAAATCTCTCTGCAATGGAAGTAAATATTGTGAGGCCGTTCATGATGAGGACTTTACAAGCTTTCTATAAGCACGATAATCCTCAAATCATCCAGCAACACAATATCTCGGGAAGGAAACAGCCACAAGTGTTAACTCGCAGCACACGA AATCTGCGGCCGAGGTAG